A stretch of Cyanobacteria bacterium FACHB-DQ100 DNA encodes these proteins:
- a CDS encoding glutaminase, with protein sequence MSLANLTQADLEGWVAQARQLTLQGRLPDYIPQLAQVDAQLLAVQTIGDQNLIAGDLAQPFVLMSVVKPFLLLFLLEQVGIERVFQQVGTQPSDQPFHSIAQLKLDEGHPRNPMINSGAIALTGLMPKASGTARCEAFRQWLNNLAYTEFRLDEKALDSVRSLPNQTNRTIADLLAQRQLIDRVDIAIDTYNQICCLSGTIADLAKLGLLLAKPHDRIFPVHQQIVSALMLTCGLYEASSAFAVTVGLPMKSGVSGALLAIVPKQGAIACYSPAIDPVGNSVAGIFLIEKLSQELGLSVFR encoded by the coding sequence ATGTCTCTGGCAAATCTTACACAGGCTGACCTTGAGGGTTGGGTTGCTCAAGCGCGGCAATTGACGCTTCAAGGACGCTTGCCAGACTATATTCCTCAATTGGCGCAGGTTGATGCTCAACTCTTAGCGGTGCAAACGATCGGCGATCAGAATTTGATTGCAGGCGATTTGGCTCAGCCCTTTGTGCTAATGAGCGTGGTAAAGCCGTTTTTGCTCTTGTTTTTGCTAGAGCAAGTCGGGATTGAGCGCGTGTTTCAGCAGGTGGGAACACAGCCATCAGATCAGCCCTTTCATTCGATCGCACAACTCAAGCTCGATGAGGGGCACCCTCGCAATCCAATGATTAATAGTGGCGCGATCGCGCTAACTGGATTAATGCCAAAAGCCTCTGGAACCGCGAGATGTGAAGCCTTTCGTCAATGGTTGAATAATCTGGCATACACAGAATTTAGGCTGGATGAGAAAGCATTGGATTCGGTGCGTTCGCTGCCTAATCAAACCAATCGGACGATCGCGGATCTTCTGGCGCAGCGCCAGTTAATCGATCGTGTCGATATTGCGATCGATACTTATAACCAAATCTGTTGCTTGTCGGGCACGATCGCGGACTTGGCAAAATTAGGCCTATTGTTAGCCAAACCGCACGATCGAATCTTTCCAGTCCACCAACAAATCGTGTCAGCGTTGATGTTGACTTGTGGATTATATGAGGCATCAAGCGCCTTTGCCGTAACCGTGGGATTGCCGATGAAATCTGGAGTCAGTGGAGCGCTACTAGCGATCGTTCCGAAGCAAGGCGCGATCGCCTGTTACAGCCCCGCGATCGATCCCGTAGGAAATTCGGTTGCAGGAATATTTTTGATCGAAAAGCTGTCTCAAGAATTGGGATTGAGTGTGTTTAGGTAA
- a CDS encoding tetratricopeptide repeat protein — protein sequence MNNTKWLNWVEYFALIGSGVGSVAAIASQQFAFTAAPVSCLLLLNLINRSRLDQETLETAKTSIAQLDQRFSNDIKELNLQVRTRPNYVDLANLRKTIQQRHDTSIAQLQRDASQRLSKIEQHKSNQLEQELAQFNTKYSQLSEALATILQYLDQVATTNRVETAESAIAQLRHEVVQLQTKISEVVASQKQGIPRVLQDELYQIHRRLNNLPQPFDGIALKQEVDGLVKVVGELVTRRDLAKLMAEIEKIRNQHQSLEQTVAPLRSVNTIMRKQIDTLSSWVVNGHPAASTSQIEKLQATVAQLEERLNTGANLAELQNEIQTMLNEHFNQLQEQFSSVQDQAQQIDRHQKQLVERMSHLPTMLDASALQTQIKYLTSRLEITESQLATLAQSSTAQSSTKSDYELMLNLTPSIDPFEQMRTVLKEAIAQARSRLIVVFPYPDRATLDDELLQQFQAFLDRGGVLDLGWGHLGDEASAQQARYIYDRTSNPFLKSILSQLTQLKRSYPTQFRFKVLGTRENFLVCDSTYSILGLQPVATASSAFPEMAIGLRTQNAVVIQGLIDRFDHPKLETDSTIAYLNRAMTLYELGDRRGAIKDYSTVIALDPHHRIACNNRALIQFELGDYVSAIEGFTALLAIENQNPIAYFHRGLARTALNDQTGAMRDLKKAAWLFSMQSDLLKHQHAIAAIEKLRKRAVCREPQMQRVREA from the coding sequence ATGAACAATACAAAATGGCTCAATTGGGTTGAATATTTTGCACTGATTGGGTCGGGAGTTGGGTCGGTCGCCGCGATCGCGTCTCAGCAATTCGCATTCACCGCTGCTCCTGTCTCTTGTTTGCTGCTGCTGAATTTAATTAATCGCTCCCGGCTTGATCAAGAGACGTTAGAAACCGCAAAAACAAGCATTGCACAGCTTGATCAGCGCTTTTCTAATGACATTAAGGAATTAAATCTACAAGTCCGCACTCGTCCGAACTATGTTGATCTTGCTAACCTTCGCAAAACAATTCAGCAGCGACACGACACTTCGATCGCACAACTACAGCGCGATGCTTCTCAACGGCTCAGTAAGATCGAGCAGCACAAGTCTAACCAGCTTGAACAAGAACTAGCGCAGTTCAACACAAAATACTCCCAGCTTTCAGAGGCGCTCGCCACGATCTTGCAGTACCTAGACCAAGTGGCGACAACCAACCGAGTGGAAACCGCAGAAAGCGCGATCGCTCAATTGCGGCATGAAGTGGTGCAGTTGCAGACAAAGATTTCGGAAGTTGTAGCCAGCCAGAAGCAGGGCATTCCGCGTGTGCTTCAAGATGAGCTTTATCAGATTCATCGTCGTTTGAATAACTTACCTCAACCGTTTGATGGCATTGCTCTAAAGCAAGAGGTCGATGGCTTGGTGAAAGTTGTAGGAGAGCTAGTGACGCGACGGGATCTGGCGAAATTGATGGCTGAGATTGAGAAGATTCGCAACCAACATCAAAGTCTAGAGCAGACTGTTGCACCCTTGCGATCGGTGAATACGATCATGCGAAAGCAGATCGATACCTTGTCTTCTTGGGTGGTGAACGGACATCCCGCTGCATCAACAAGTCAGATCGAGAAGTTGCAAGCTACAGTGGCACAACTCGAAGAGCGCCTTAATACAGGTGCAAATTTAGCCGAGTTGCAGAATGAAATCCAAACGATGCTTAATGAGCATTTCAATCAGTTGCAAGAACAATTTAGCAGTGTGCAGGATCAGGCTCAGCAGATCGATCGCCACCAAAAGCAGCTTGTAGAACGAATGAGTCATCTGCCTACGATGCTCGATGCCAGTGCTTTACAAACTCAGATTAAGTATTTGACCTCACGCTTAGAGATTACGGAAAGTCAGCTTGCAACATTAGCTCAATCTTCTACGGCTCAATCTTCTACAAAGTCGGACTACGAATTGATGCTTAATCTAACACCAAGTATTGATCCGTTTGAGCAGATGCGGACTGTGCTGAAAGAAGCGATCGCTCAGGCACGATCGCGCTTGATTGTAGTATTTCCTTATCCCGATCGTGCAACGCTAGACGATGAATTGTTGCAGCAGTTTCAAGCTTTTCTCGATCGAGGTGGAGTGCTGGATTTGGGCTGGGGGCATTTGGGCGATGAAGCGTCTGCACAACAAGCCCGTTATATCTACGATCGTACATCTAATCCCTTTCTGAAAAGCATTCTCAGTCAACTCACGCAGCTCAAGCGCAGCTATCCGACTCAATTTCGCTTCAAGGTCTTGGGAACTCGCGAAAACTTCTTGGTTTGCGATTCGACCTACAGCATCTTGGGACTCCAGCCCGTTGCAACAGCAAGCAGCGCTTTTCCAGAAATGGCGATCGGGCTTCGGACTCAAAACGCTGTGGTGATTCAGGGATTAATTGATCGCTTTGATCATCCAAAGTTAGAAACCGACAGCACGATCGCTTATCTCAATCGAGCAATGACCTTGTATGAACTGGGCGATCGGCGAGGTGCAATCAAAGATTACTCGACAGTGATTGCACTGGATCCACATCACAGGATCGCTTGCAACAATCGCGCTCTAATTCAGTTTGAATTAGGTGATTATGTCAGTGCGATCGAGGGATTTACTGCTTTGCTGGCGATCGAGAATCAAAATCCGATTGCTTATTTTCATCGTGGTTTAGCTCGCACTGCTCTGAACGATCAAACAGGCGCGATGCGAGACTTGAAAAAAGCGGCTTGGCTGTTCTCGATGCAGAGCGATCTACTCAAGCATCAACACGCGATCGCAGCAATTGAAAAATTGCGTAAACGCGCTGTATGTCGGGAACCTCAGATGCAGAGGGTTCGTGAAGCTTAG
- a CDS encoding CoB--CoM heterodisulfide reductase iron-sulfur subunit B family protein, with the protein MVLKYAYFPGCVAQGACRELDQSTKAVARSLGIELIELKKASCCGSGTFKEDSQLLEDTVNARNITLAEELNLPLLTHCSTCQGVIGHVDERLKSAEPDYLNQVNGFLKKEGCSPYKGTSEVKHLLWALVSDYGLEAIAAKVTHRLSGLKCAAFYGCYLLRAQNHPYDDPFNPKSMENLFEAIGATPVYYRGRTQCCGWPLASYATEQSFKMAGTHIEEAIAAGADCLVTPCPLCHLNLDSRQPEVEQMTGKTLGLPVLHLSQLVALAIGVSPQELGLDRHIVSTQPVLAKLGR; encoded by the coding sequence ATGGTACTCAAGTACGCTTATTTTCCCGGTTGTGTGGCGCAGGGAGCCTGTCGCGAGTTAGATCAATCTACCAAAGCGGTGGCACGATCGCTCGGCATCGAACTGATTGAACTGAAAAAAGCTTCCTGCTGTGGATCGGGAACGTTTAAGGAAGATTCGCAACTGCTCGAAGATACCGTGAACGCTAGAAATATCACATTAGCAGAAGAATTGAACTTACCCTTGTTAACGCATTGCAGCACTTGTCAAGGTGTGATCGGGCACGTTGATGAACGGTTGAAATCGGCAGAGCCGGACTATTTGAATCAAGTTAACGGCTTTCTGAAAAAAGAAGGGTGTTCGCCCTACAAAGGCACAAGCGAAGTAAAACATCTTCTGTGGGCATTAGTTAGCGATTACGGATTAGAGGCGATCGCCGCCAAAGTCACACACAGACTTTCCGGTCTAAAGTGCGCGGCTTTCTACGGCTGCTACCTCTTGCGCGCACAGAATCACCCCTACGATGATCCGTTTAATCCGAAATCAATGGAAAATCTGTTTGAGGCGATCGGAGCCACTCCGGTTTACTATCGCGGACGGACTCAGTGCTGCGGCTGGCCCTTGGCGAGCTATGCCACTGAGCAATCTTTCAAAATGGCAGGAACCCATATCGAAGAAGCGATCGCGGCTGGAGCCGATTGTCTGGTCACACCTTGCCCCCTGTGCCACCTGAATTTAGATTCTCGCCAGCCGGAAGTGGAGCAAATGACCGGAAAAACACTCGGCTTACCTGTGCTGCATCTGTCGCAACTCGTCGCACTCGCGATCGGCGTTTCACCCCAAGAATTAGGACTCGATCGGCATATTGTTTCCACACAACCCGTACTGGCAAAATTAGGACGATAG
- a CDS encoding flippase-like domain-containing protein, with protein MQRFRTKWFKSTLRWLILTAVVFFLFQSLQKHWQEVTKLRIDGRGIACLAVAIGVTLFAHIFAGYVWSWILGVLSYRVSGSWGAQTYLKTNIAKYLPGNVWHFYGRINAAKQIGIPIAPATLSILLESLLMAGAACFFAMVRFHSAIWLQCAIVIVILIAIHPVFLNVALKQVSKLKQSTGLIQLDRYPLLPLLGELGFLGLRSVGFILTFLALRSISSAELPLLFSGFAWAWLLGFIIPGLPGGIGVFEAIAVAIFSQAFPSAQVLALVALYRFVNTLAEAMGAGLAAIDERWSR; from the coding sequence ATGCAGCGTTTTCGGACGAAATGGTTTAAATCCACACTCCGCTGGCTTATTCTCACTGCGGTTGTTTTCTTTTTATTTCAATCGCTGCAAAAACACTGGCAAGAAGTTACGAAATTGCGGATCGATGGCAGGGGGATTGCTTGCCTTGCGGTTGCGATCGGGGTGACGCTATTCGCTCACATTTTCGCAGGCTATGTTTGGAGCTGGATTTTAGGCGTTTTGTCTTATCGAGTTTCTGGCAGTTGGGGTGCACAAACGTATCTCAAAACTAATATTGCAAAATACTTGCCAGGAAATGTTTGGCATTTCTATGGGCGCATTAATGCAGCGAAACAAATTGGAATTCCGATCGCGCCTGCAACGCTGAGCATTCTACTTGAGTCGCTTCTGATGGCTGGAGCCGCTTGCTTCTTTGCAATGGTGAGATTTCACTCAGCAATTTGGCTGCAATGCGCGATCGTGATTGTGATATTGATTGCCATTCATCCGGTCTTTCTCAATGTTGCGCTGAAGCAGGTGAGCAAACTGAAGCAATCAACGGGCTTGATTCAGCTTGATCGATACCCGTTGTTACCGCTTCTAGGTGAATTAGGATTTTTGGGATTGCGATCAGTCGGGTTTATTTTGACGTTTCTAGCGCTGCGATCGATATCTAGTGCAGAGCTGCCGCTATTATTCAGTGGGTTTGCTTGGGCATGGCTCCTTGGATTTATCATTCCGGGTTTGCCAGGGGGGATTGGTGTGTTTGAAGCGATCGCCGTGGCAATATTTAGCCAAGCCTTTCCAAGCGCCCAAGTGCTTGCACTGGTTGCACTTTATCGATTCGTGAATACTTTGGCTGAGGCGATGGGAGCCGGACTTGCCGCGATCGACGAGCGATGGTCAAGATGA
- a CDS encoding HAMP domain-containing histidine kinase, with amino-acid sequence MSKPNLRTRLFLSHMIVMVVGLSTLITVGKIYTPRLFLVHLEQLQGIDFSVVRIKGRLIDGFESAWSRGAFWSVVVGGTTAIGLSYWVSKRIMQPLIQMEQITQRFAAGHLEERVPKNEIPELNRLAESFNRMAQDLEGVEQRRRDLVGDLTHELRTPLTVVEGYLEGLADGTIEPSPDIYQRLVRETVRLRRLVNDLQELSKAEAGYLPIHLQPLAIRPLLVAIVQKFSDQLMEDSPALSVDCPESLPLASADPERVEQVLINLVGNALRYTPQGSITLRAWTELERIWIAVEDTGQGIKPEDLPHVFERFWRSDRSRDRHSGGTGIGLAICRRLVELQKGTIEVESEVGKGSTFRFSLPIVAEKSKLLSLRE; translated from the coding sequence ATGAGCAAGCCGAACCTCCGCACTCGCTTATTTCTGTCCCACATGATTGTGATGGTCGTGGGTCTGAGTACCCTAATAACGGTTGGCAAGATTTACACCCCTCGCTTATTTTTGGTGCATCTAGAACAATTGCAGGGCATTGATTTTAGCGTGGTGCGGATCAAGGGGCGACTGATCGATGGATTTGAATCAGCTTGGAGCCGGGGCGCATTTTGGTCGGTGGTGGTCGGGGGGACAACCGCGATCGGGCTGAGCTATTGGGTGTCAAAGCGAATCATGCAGCCTTTGATTCAGATGGAGCAAATTACGCAGCGCTTTGCGGCTGGACATTTAGAAGAGCGAGTGCCTAAGAACGAAATTCCCGAACTCAATCGACTAGCTGAAAGCTTTAACCGGATGGCGCAAGATCTTGAAGGAGTAGAGCAGCGTAGACGCGATCTAGTGGGAGATCTCACGCACGAACTTCGGACACCTTTAACGGTGGTCGAAGGCTATCTAGAAGGATTGGCGGACGGCACGATCGAGCCATCTCCTGACATTTATCAACGTCTTGTAAGAGAAACCGTGCGTTTGCGTCGCCTCGTCAATGATTTGCAAGAACTCTCAAAAGCAGAAGCAGGTTATCTACCGATTCATCTGCAACCGTTAGCAATTCGTCCGCTCCTGGTCGCGATCGTGCAGAAATTTTCTGATCAACTGATGGAGGATAGTCCCGCACTCAGCGTGGATTGTCCAGAGTCTTTGCCGCTTGCTTCAGCCGATCCAGAACGAGTCGAGCAAGTGTTAATCAATCTGGTTGGCAATGCTTTACGCTACACGCCGCAGGGCAGCATTACTCTTAGAGCTTGGACAGAACTGGAACGGATTTGGATTGCAGTCGAAGACACAGGACAGGGAATTAAGCCTGAAGATCTGCCTCATGTCTTTGAGCGGTTTTGGAGATCGGATCGATCGCGCGATCGCCATTCTGGTGGAACCGGCATCGGGCTTGCCATCTGTCGGCGGCTTGTGGAACTGCAAAAAGGCACGATTGAAGTAGAAAGCGAGGTTGGTAAAGGTAGTACATTTCGGTTCTCTCTGCCGATTGTGGCTGAAAAATCCAAGCTTCTATCGTTGCGAGAGTAG
- a CDS encoding HAD family hydrolase, translated as MSDLKALIFDVDGTLADTERDGHRIAFNRAFADFGLNWDWSIDLYGQLLEVAGGRERIQQYVETHKAEVPKGEDLQEFTAKLHAAKTEHYQELVKEGIIPLRLGVKRLIEEARQAGIRLAIATTSRPENVVALLETELAPDSPNWFEVIGAGDMVEHKKPAPDVYFYVLEKLNLRAADCIAIEDSYQGLQASLAAGIKTVVTLNDYTRSQDFSGAAIVVDQLGEPDQPLKVLQGQMGQPYLDLAALRIL; from the coding sequence ATGTCTGATCTGAAAGCGCTAATCTTTGATGTTGATGGCACGCTAGCCGATACCGAACGCGACGGGCACCGGATTGCTTTTAATCGCGCCTTTGCGGATTTCGGGCTGAATTGGGATTGGTCGATCGATCTCTACGGGCAATTGCTCGAAGTCGCAGGCGGCAGAGAGCGGATTCAGCAATATGTAGAAACCCACAAAGCAGAAGTGCCAAAGGGCGAAGATCTCCAAGAATTTACAGCCAAACTTCACGCTGCAAAAACCGAGCATTATCAGGAATTAGTCAAAGAGGGCATCATTCCACTGCGTCTAGGCGTAAAGCGATTGATCGAAGAAGCAAGACAGGCGGGGATAAGACTGGCGATCGCCACCACCAGCCGACCGGAGAACGTGGTAGCACTACTCGAAACCGAACTCGCACCCGATAGCCCCAACTGGTTTGAAGTGATCGGGGCAGGCGACATGGTTGAACATAAGAAACCCGCACCGGATGTCTACTTCTATGTGTTGGAGAAGTTAAATTTGAGGGCAGCGGATTGTATTGCGATCGAAGACTCTTACCAGGGATTACAAGCCTCACTCGCTGCCGGAATTAAGACCGTCGTGACGCTTAACGACTATACGCGATCGCAAGACTTCAGCGGAGCCGCGATCGTCGTCGATCAGCTAGGGGAACCTGATCAGCCTTTGAAAGTTCTGCAAGGACAGATGGGACAACCTTATCTTGATCTAGCCGCCTTGAGAATCTTATGA
- a CDS encoding carbon dioxide-concentrating mechanism protein CcmK: MAKAVGMVEVRGLPPALAVADVMVKAARVTLVEMEKVSGAYVTIVVRGDVSEVKISVEAGLEAAKKMHSYKEGDKLFLSSHYIPRPDDNLMVVLPIDYSDRTDEFNRV, translated from the coding sequence ATGGCAAAAGCGGTTGGAATGGTAGAAGTGCGCGGATTGCCGCCTGCGCTGGCTGTTGCCGATGTCATGGTTAAAGCCGCACGAGTTACGCTCGTTGAAATGGAAAAAGTCAGCGGGGCATACGTGACGATCGTCGTGCGGGGCGATGTATCAGAGGTGAAGATTTCTGTCGAAGCAGGACTGGAAGCAGCGAAAAAGATGCACTCCTACAAGGAAGGTGACAAGCTCTTCTTGTCATCGCACTATATTCCGCGTCCAGATGACAACTTAATGGTGGTTTTACCAATCGACTACAGCGATCGCACGGACGAATTCAATCGCGTCTAA
- a CDS encoding methylated-DNA--[protein]-cysteine S-methyltransferase → MSKYQQIYNVVRQIPYGQVATYGQVAELAGLPRQARLVGYALFRATDPNLAVPWHRVINAKGEISMSPLREGMDYIQRSLLESEGIEFDCNGKLSLTRHRWQPDLTQFG, encoded by the coding sequence ATGTCTAAGTACCAGCAGATTTACAACGTTGTCCGTCAAATTCCCTATGGTCAAGTTGCCACTTATGGACAAGTTGCCGAACTTGCAGGGCTGCCCAGACAAGCGCGTTTAGTCGGATATGCGCTCTTTCGCGCCACCGATCCGAATCTAGCAGTCCCTTGGCATCGTGTGATTAATGCTAAGGGCGAAATCTCGATGTCGCCGCTCCGAGAAGGCATGGACTACATTCAGCGATCGCTGCTCGAATCCGAGGGGATCGAGTTCGATTGCAACGGTAAACTCAGTCTGACGCGCCATCGCTGGCAGCCGGATCTCACTCAGTTTGGTTAA
- a CDS encoding response regulator transcription factor, with translation MEILIVEDEAEIAQLIQLYLEKEGFSCRTCRDGISALQIFQEQKPDLIILDLMIPGLDGLEVCARVRQKPGSKDPFILMLTAKGEELDRIIGLSTGADDYMVKPFSPKELVARVRALLRRTMRQGGQSQVYRTQNFILDVDQRSAARQKDDHTEPLDLTTLEFDLLSTFMSYPGRVWNRTQLIDKLWGSNFFGDERVVDTHIARLRKKIEPDPANPTFVKTVIGVGYRFEDIAT, from the coding sequence GGATTTTCATGTCGTACCTGTCGCGATGGAATCTCTGCTTTACAGATTTTCCAAGAGCAAAAGCCTGACCTGATTATTCTCGACTTGATGATTCCTGGACTTGATGGGCTAGAAGTTTGCGCTCGCGTTCGGCAAAAACCCGGAAGTAAAGACCCATTTATCCTGATGCTGACAGCAAAGGGCGAAGAACTCGATCGCATCATCGGATTATCGACAGGTGCAGATGATTATATGGTCAAGCCTTTTAGCCCCAAGGAATTAGTGGCGCGGGTTCGGGCGCTGCTGCGTCGCACAATGCGCCAGGGAGGACAATCGCAGGTTTACCGCACTCAAAACTTCATTCTCGATGTGGATCAGCGATCGGCGGCACGGCAAAAGGACGATCACACCGAGCCTTTGGATCTGACCACGCTAGAGTTTGATCTGCTTTCCACCTTTATGAGCTATCCAGGGCGGGTCTGGAACCGAACTCAACTAATCGACAAGCTTTGGGGCAGCAATTTTTTTGGGGATGAGCGCGTTGTCGATACGCATATTGCACGGTTGAGAAAAAAAATTGAACCTGACCCCGCAAATCCTACTTTTGTTAAGACGGTGATTGGGGTGGGTTATAGATTTGAAGACATCGCCACATGA
- a CDS encoding DUF3037 domain-containing protein → MPDRLPYDYAIVRVVPKVEREEFVNVGVIVSCPTRKLLQARMELDESRVIALDSTIDLELVRQHLAAIPTICAGGKQAGAIGQLPQRERFHWLVAPRSTIIQTSRVHTGLCEDLTAVLEDLLNKMVRPARTDTIVVPARIESVSS, encoded by the coding sequence GTGCCCGACCGCTTGCCCTATGATTATGCGATCGTTCGCGTTGTTCCCAAAGTAGAGCGAGAAGAGTTTGTTAATGTTGGCGTGATTGTCTCTTGTCCAACCCGCAAATTGCTACAAGCGCGAATGGAACTCGATGAAAGTCGGGTCATTGCTCTCGATTCGACGATCGATCTTGAATTGGTGCGCCAGCATCTTGCCGCGATTCCAACGATTTGCGCGGGTGGCAAGCAAGCAGGAGCGATCGGGCAGCTTCCACAACGAGAGCGATTCCATTGGTTAGTTGCACCCCGCAGTACGATCATTCAAACTTCACGAGTTCACACCGGACTGTGTGAGGACTTAACCGCAGTTCTCGAAGATTTGCTGAATAAGATGGTGCGTCCTGCCCGGACAGATACGATCGTTGTACCTGCCCGGATAGAATCAGTTAGTTCATGA
- a CDS encoding alpha/beta hydrolase: MTRLTAASLDGSPIKLGKVTLQVAHAPGKSPAIVFVHGGLGSRLNWCLQWDYFRSQGQEILAYDLAGHGQSGRYQRYSIGRHRRDLTRLLQHFKIHRPILCCHSYGVPVGLEWVRRYEATALIAIGGGTHNLTPWWEIPLIKFFALGGHHLYHWQLVQGLLRSLMVSESNAALIEFHDRNQVPSDAHPYEAIEAFWGYDAQHHPLKCPVTVITGSDDPMFPPTMGHQWLANLLHDQPRSQHITVSNVGHLVMAEAPEVVNQAISDWIHTDVQP; this comes from the coding sequence ATGACGCGACTGACTGCTGCTAGCCTCGATGGATCACCCATTAAACTCGGTAAGGTAACGCTCCAAGTTGCTCACGCCCCTGGAAAATCTCCGGCGATCGTCTTTGTGCACGGTGGTTTGGGCAGTCGCTTGAATTGGTGTTTGCAGTGGGATTATTTTCGATCGCAGGGACAAGAAATTCTCGCCTATGATTTGGCGGGACATGGACAATCAGGGCGGTATCAGCGCTATTCGATCGGACGGCATCGCCGCGATTTAACGCGACTGCTTCAGCATTTCAAGATTCATCGCCCGATTTTGTGCTGTCACAGCTACGGTGTTCCTGTCGGATTAGAGTGGGTGCGGCGATATGAAGCAACTGCGCTGATCGCCATCGGAGGGGGGACGCACAATCTTACGCCTTGGTGGGAGATTCCTCTAATTAAGTTCTTTGCGCTCGGTGGACATCATCTTTATCACTGGCAATTGGTTCAGGGATTGCTGCGATCACTGATGGTTTCAGAATCTAATGCAGCCTTAATAGAGTTTCACGATCGCAATCAGGTTCCGAGTGATGCTCATCCTTACGAAGCGATCGAAGCGTTTTGGGGCTATGACGCGCAGCATCATCCGTTGAAGTGCCCCGTTACGGTGATTACAGGCAGCGATGACCCGATGTTTCCACCCACGATGGGACATCAGTGGTTAGCGAATTTGCTTCATGATCAACCTCGAAGCCAGCACATTACAGTTTCAAACGTCGGGCATTTAGTGATGGCAGAAGCTCCTGAAGTTGTAAATCAAGCGATTTCAGATTGGATTCATACAGATGTGCAACCATGA
- a CDS encoding aminotransferase class I and II, whose amino-acid sequence MKLRTVTATRYVTPLREGGSLPAIVEADDDGMYVLKFRGAGQGAKSLIAELMVGEMARSIGLPVPEIVFIDLNPDLARTEPDPEIQDLIRASAGLNLALDYLPGSITFDPVAGTADAELASRIVWLDAYATNVDRTARNANMLVWHRNLWLIDHGAALYFHHTWTNYLQRSKDRFPAIKDHVLLRFATELEAVDSKMSEQLTPQVIESLVNLIPESWLVENTPFSQPDEHRSAYIEYLYARLEQPRHFLEEAIRARPLAL is encoded by the coding sequence ATGAAGTTACGAACAGTGACAGCAACTCGCTATGTCACGCCGCTGCGCGAAGGTGGATCGCTGCCTGCGATCGTCGAAGCCGATGATGATGGAATGTATGTGTTGAAGTTTCGGGGCGCGGGTCAGGGAGCGAAATCTCTGATTGCGGAATTGATGGTCGGTGAGATGGCTCGATCGATCGGACTTCCGGTTCCTGAGATTGTTTTTATTGATCTCAATCCTGACCTTGCCCGCACAGAACCTGATCCCGAAATTCAAGATCTCATCCGCGCCAGTGCCGGTCTGAATTTAGCGCTGGACTATCTTCCGGGTTCAATCACGTTTGATCCAGTCGCCGGAACAGCAGATGCAGAACTCGCTTCGAGAATTGTCTGGCTTGATGCGTATGCAACCAATGTCGATCGCACCGCTCGTAATGCCAATATGCTCGTTTGGCACCGCAATCTCTGGCTGATTGATCATGGTGCCGCACTTTACTTTCATCACACCTGGACAAACTATCTTCAGCGCAGCAAAGATCGATTTCCTGCAATCAAAGATCATGTGCTGCTGCGGTTTGCGACGGAACTAGAAGCGGTAGACTCAAAAATGTCTGAACAACTCACACCGCAGGTGATTGAATCGCTGGTCAATCTCATCCCGGAGTCGTGGCTCGTTGAGAACACTCCGTTTTCGCAGCCTGATGAGCATCGATCGGCCTACATTGAGTACCTATACGCTCGATTAGAGCAACCCCGTCATTTCTTAGAGGAGGCTATCCGTGCCCGACCGCTTGCCCTATGA
- a CDS encoding PEP-CTERM sorting domain-containing protein — protein MPHNLPNFIFLGDNTTSANGSVRITRVDLSRSAIPFSPIAARARITSTPTAAPEPVTILGSGAAITIAGILQRKRR, from the coding sequence ATGCCCCATAACTTACCGAACTTCATCTTTTTAGGGGATAACACGACCTCAGCCAATGGGTCGGTCAGAATCACGCGAGTCGATTTAAGCCGGAGTGCAATTCCATTTTCCCCGATCGCAGCTCGTGCCCGCATCACCTCTACTCCAACGGCTGCCCCAGAACCCGTCACAATACTGGGTTCAGGAGCCGCGATCACAATTGCGGGAATATTACAACGGAAACGTCGCTGA